One Calditrichia bacterium DNA window includes the following coding sequences:
- the argH gene encoding argininosuccinate lyase — MSKLWDKGAEIDARIVNFTVGEDPILDLKLIKYDCQASAAHAEMLGKIGILTVHEVTSLKKALKDIENLVENGKFVIQKEQEDGHTAIENYLTEQLGETGQKIHTARSRNDQVLTALRLYYKAELDGILTSIKQLTIAINNISAENGEIPLPGFTHTRKAMPASVEMWCSAFVDSMKDNRRLLKFARKLVDQNPMGTGAGFGIPLDIDRELTTEIMGFARIQKNPMYAQNSRGKFESTILHALSQVMIDLNKMATDLIFLSLPEFGCVDLPEALCTGSSIMPQKQNPDVLELVRSCYHTVQANEIEIKSRAANLISGYHRDMQLSKGPVMRSFQITLDALEMMTLVIEKLRINEANCRAAMTPELYATEAAYNLVKKGMPFREAYRTVGAKYRKK, encoded by the coding sequence TTGTCAAAATTATGGGATAAAGGCGCAGAAATTGATGCGCGAATTGTCAATTTCACCGTTGGTGAAGATCCGATACTGGATTTGAAATTGATCAAATATGATTGTCAGGCTTCCGCAGCGCATGCCGAAATGCTCGGAAAGATTGGGATTTTAACCGTACACGAAGTTACATCGTTAAAAAAAGCGTTGAAAGACATTGAAAATCTTGTAGAAAATGGCAAATTTGTTATTCAGAAAGAACAGGAAGACGGCCACACCGCAATCGAAAATTACCTGACAGAACAACTCGGCGAAACAGGGCAAAAAATTCATACTGCCCGCTCCCGGAATGATCAGGTGCTAACCGCGCTTCGCCTCTATTACAAAGCAGAATTAGACGGAATTCTCACGTCCATAAAACAGTTGACAATTGCGATAAATAATATTTCTGCTGAAAACGGCGAAATTCCATTGCCCGGATTTACCCACACCCGAAAAGCCATGCCCGCATCAGTTGAAATGTGGTGCAGCGCATTTGTGGATTCGATGAAAGACAACCGCAGATTGTTGAAATTTGCACGGAAACTGGTGGATCAAAATCCAATGGGAACTGGTGCAGGGTTTGGTATTCCGCTCGATATTGATCGTGAACTCACCACAGAAATAATGGGCTTTGCCCGCATTCAAAAAAATCCGATGTATGCACAAAACAGTCGCGGGAAATTTGAAAGCACCATATTACATGCCTTATCACAAGTAATGATCGATTTAAACAAAATGGCAACAGACCTCATTTTCCTCAGTTTACCGGAATTTGGCTGTGTCGATTTACCGGAGGCGCTTTGCACCGGCAGTTCCATTATGCCGCAAAAGCAAAACCCGGATGTGCTCGAGTTGGTTCGAAGCTGCTATCACACGGTTCAGGCGAACGAAATAGAAATCAAATCGCGGGCGGCAAACCTCATATCCGGATATCATCGCGATATGCAACTCTCCAAAGGTCCTGTGATGCGCTCATTTCAGATTACGCTGGATGCTCTGGAGATGATGACTTTGGTGATCGAAAAGTTGCGTATCAATGAAGCCAATTGCCGTGCAGCAATGACTCCGGAACTTTACGCGACCGAGGCGGCGTATAATCTGGTAAAAAAAGGCATGCCTTTCCGCGAAGCGTATCGCACAGTAGGTGCGAAATATCGAAAAAAATAG
- a CDS encoding spondin domain-containing protein, whose product MLAVFFLAILSCEKNLDPVVNYQSARYQLDFVSTWSMATHPTNYPANAHYSPIFGVTHTAAISLWNPGELASAGIEEMAELGATDLLNEFAKTQQSMENIGTIFIGERLDTPINYSIIFDIDVRFSQVTAVSMLAPSPDWFIGVSGLNLYENGKWVEQISIDLPVYDAGTDNGAVYRSANEDANPAMPITLLSASQTDFLNGTPTIGTFIFTRID is encoded by the coding sequence ATGTTAGCTGTGTTTTTTTTAGCAATATTATCCTGTGAGAAAAATCTGGATCCGGTCGTAAATTATCAATCCGCACGCTATCAGCTGGATTTTGTTTCGACCTGGAGCATGGCAACCCACCCAACCAATTACCCCGCAAATGCACACTACTCCCCTATTTTTGGCGTCACTCACACAGCCGCAATCAGTTTGTGGAATCCCGGCGAGCTGGCTTCTGCAGGCATTGAAGAAATGGCGGAATTGGGTGCAACGGATCTGTTAAATGAATTCGCGAAAACGCAACAATCGATGGAAAATATCGGTACTATTTTTATCGGCGAGCGATTGGATACACCGATAAACTATTCGATAATTTTTGACATAGACGTGAGGTTTTCGCAAGTGACGGCGGTCAGTATGCTGGCACCCAGCCCGGATTGGTTCATTGGCGTTAGTGGACTGAATCTTTATGAAAACGGGAAATGGGTCGAGCAAATTTCCATCGATTTGCCGGTTTACGATGCCGGAACAGACAACGGGGCTGTCTATCGATCAGCAAACGAGGATGCCAATCCAGCGATGCCAATTACATTATTGAGCGCTTCGCAAACTGATTTTTTGAACGGAACACCCACGATCGGCACTTTTATTTTTACCCGGATTGATTAA
- a CDS encoding rhodanese-related sulfurtransferase: MKNDFVIAALYKFTPLKDYLEIREKLFDFCSENGVFGTILLAEEGINGTIAANREGIEATLDFLRKIPGLADIEHKESLHSEMPFQRLKIKLKQEIVTMGIPGINPPEEAGTYVSPEEWNALISDPDVLVIDTRNDYEFQVGTFKRAINPKTGHFTEFPAFVEQQLNPSRHKKVAMFCTGGIRCEKATAFMQRKGFENVYHLRGGILKYLEEIPESASLWDGECFVFDERVTVDHKLQRGQYALCKGCGNPVRLSSTTEKTSDTVCEDCSRKEE; the protein is encoded by the coding sequence ATGAAAAATGACTTTGTAATTGCCGCACTTTACAAATTTACGCCACTAAAAGACTATCTTGAAATACGCGAAAAATTATTCGACTTCTGTTCCGAAAACGGCGTATTTGGAACCATTTTGCTGGCAGAAGAAGGCATCAACGGGACCATTGCCGCAAACCGTGAAGGCATTGAGGCAACACTCGATTTTTTGCGAAAGATCCCCGGATTAGCGGATATTGAGCACAAAGAATCGCTGCACTCAGAAATGCCTTTTCAACGGCTGAAAATCAAATTGAAGCAGGAAATTGTGACAATGGGAATTCCCGGAATCAATCCGCCGGAAGAGGCCGGAACCTATGTTTCGCCGGAAGAATGGAATGCGCTGATCAGCGATCCAGATGTGCTGGTTATCGATACGCGCAATGATTACGAATTTCAGGTTGGCACATTTAAACGCGCCATCAATCCAAAAACCGGACATTTTACAGAATTTCCGGCATTTGTGGAGCAACAGCTCAATCCTTCCCGTCACAAAAAAGTTGCTATGTTTTGCACCGGCGGCATCCGCTGCGAAAAAGCAACGGCATTTATGCAACGCAAAGGATTCGAAAATGTGTATCACCTCCGTGGTGGAATTCTGAAATATCTGGAAGAAATACCGGAATCGGCCAGCCTTTGGGATGGCGAATGCTTTGTTTTTGACGAGCGCGTTACGGTCGATCACAAATTGCAGCGCGGTCAATACGCATTGTGTAAAGGCTGCGGAAATCCCGTGCGCCTGAGTTCAACTACAGAAAAAACATCCGATACGGTTTGCGAGGACTGCTCACGAAAGGAAGAATGA
- a CDS encoding DUF1684 domain-containing protein: MKTRYSAATKNVLIFFISLFIILLFNSCQSEQKQVDSAYIAEINEWHKGRIERLTQPDGWLSLAGLFWLKEGSQTIGAAPSNDIVFPEKAPAEIGVITLTDGELHIKILPGIDVKYENMPVQEMRLQSDADGKPTKLESGSLNWYIIKRGEKYAIRLKDSQHQNIANFTEIERFPVDDKWRVTARLIPYDPPKSIEIPNILGTIDTTQCIGTLEFQIDGKAYRIDPVGDMDDDEWFLIFGDKTNGEITYGAGRFLYVPRPDENGETVIDFNKSYCPPCAFTEFATCPLPPSQNQLDLAITAGEKNYEHGTH, from the coding sequence ATGAAAACACGGTATTCAGCAGCTACAAAAAATGTACTGATTTTTTTTATTTCACTATTCATTATCCTTTTGTTCAACAGCTGCCAAAGCGAACAAAAACAAGTAGATAGCGCATATATCGCAGAAATTAACGAATGGCATAAAGGCCGGATCGAGCGATTGACCCAACCTGACGGATGGCTAAGTTTGGCCGGACTTTTCTGGTTAAAAGAGGGCTCCCAAACAATCGGTGCTGCGCCATCAAACGATATTGTTTTTCCCGAAAAAGCGCCAGCGGAAATTGGTGTAATAACGCTAACCGACGGTGAATTGCACATCAAAATTTTACCCGGCATCGATGTCAAATATGAAAATATGCCGGTTCAGGAAATGCGGTTGCAAAGCGATGCAGATGGCAAACCAACCAAACTCGAATCCGGTTCGCTGAACTGGTATATTATTAAACGGGGCGAAAAATATGCCATCCGCTTAAAAGACAGTCAGCACCAGAATATCGCTAATTTTACGGAAATTGAACGGTTTCCAGTAGATGATAAATGGCGGGTGACAGCTAGACTGATACCTTACGATCCACCAAAGTCGATTGAAATCCCAAATATTTTGGGAACAATAGATACAACCCAATGTATCGGCACTTTGGAATTTCAGATTGACGGAAAGGCGTACCGGATAGACCCGGTTGGCGACATGGATGACGACGAGTGGTTTCTGATTTTCGGCGATAAAACGAATGGCGAGATCACTTACGGCGCCGGCAGATTTTTATACGTTCCCCGACCGGATGAAAATGGCGAAACAGTTATCGATTTTAACAAATCATATTGTCCGCCGTGCGCATTCACGGAATTTGCAACTTGTCCCCTGCCCCCCTCACAAAACCAGCTGGATTTGGCAATTACAGCCGGTGAAAAAAATTATGAGCATGGCACACACTGA
- a CDS encoding SDR family oxidoreductase → MNYLITGGAGFIGSNIAEELVKRGHKVRILDNFSTGSRENLASIANQIEIMDGDIRSYHNVREAVDGMDFVLHQAALPSVPRSISDPIASNEAGVNGTLNVLYAARDAKVKRVVYASSSSIYGDSPSLPKQEDMTPNPLSPYAVSKLAAEKYCQVFANIYGLHTVALRYFNVFGPKQNPDSQYSAVIPKFIKAILNGKQPVIYGDGEQSRDFTYIQNTIEVNIRATEADCPPGIVMNSAVHQRTTLNELVVMINEILGTNVEAIRTEPRAGDIKHSFADIERLKTHLKYEPSVLFEEGLKRTVAWYKEAYETEAVIS, encoded by the coding sequence ATGAACTATTTGATAACCGGCGGAGCCGGATTTATTGGATCGAATATCGCGGAAGAATTGGTCAAACGCGGTCACAAAGTCAGAATTTTAGATAATTTTTCCACCGGCAGCCGGGAAAATCTGGCTTCAATTGCCAATCAAATTGAAATTATGGACGGCGATATTCGCAGCTATCACAACGTTCGCGAAGCCGTGGACGGGATGGATTTCGTGTTGCATCAGGCTGCGTTACCCTCCGTGCCGCGCTCCATCAGCGATCCGATCGCATCCAACGAAGCCGGTGTAAACGGCACGCTGAATGTGCTTTACGCCGCCCGCGACGCCAAAGTGAAACGTGTGGTCTATGCCTCATCTTCATCAATTTACGGGGACAGTCCGAGTCTGCCAAAACAGGAAGATATGACGCCCAACCCACTCTCGCCGTATGCCGTTTCCAAATTGGCAGCGGAAAAATATTGCCAGGTTTTCGCCAATATTTACGGCTTGCACACGGTTGCGCTGCGTTACTTCAATGTGTTTGGTCCGAAGCAAAACCCGGATTCACAATATTCCGCAGTGATCCCCAAATTTATCAAAGCCATTCTGAATGGTAAACAGCCCGTCATTTATGGCGATGGCGAGCAAAGCCGTGATTTTACCTACATCCAGAACACCATCGAAGTAAATATTCGCGCAACGGAAGCCGATTGCCCGCCCGGCATCGTAATGAATTCCGCTGTTCACCAGCGCACCACACTGAATGAATTAGTTGTGATGATCAACGAAATTCTCGGCACCAACGTCGAAGCGATTCGTACGGAACCGCGTGCCGGTGATATCAAACATTCTTTCGCAGATATCGAGCGATTGAAAACGCATCTCAAATATGAGCCGAGTGTGCTGTTTGAGGAAGGCTTGAAGAGAACGGTTGCATGGTATAAAGAGGCTTACGAAACCGAAGCTGTTATTTCGTAA
- a CDS encoding UpxY family transcription antiterminator → MPWYALYTRPRHEKKVFELLQEKRITSFLPITKELRQWKDRRKWVEAPLFNSYVFVNMELKDKIFALQTHGVVKMIGFGGEPASIPDWQIDQLKRLIENTDTLKPEQYLKVGDYVEVKEGSLAGICGYLREMRGEWRVAILVDGIFQSTSFVVDRMNVRKLTAQEIEKIKEIS, encoded by the coding sequence ATGCCCTGGTATGCGCTATATACGCGCCCAAGACATGAGAAAAAAGTTTTTGAATTGCTGCAGGAGAAAAGGATAACATCATTTTTACCAATCACAAAAGAGTTGCGTCAGTGGAAAGACCGCCGGAAATGGGTGGAAGCGCCGCTGTTTAACAGCTATGTTTTTGTGAATATGGAATTGAAAGATAAAATTTTTGCACTTCAAACCCACGGTGTGGTAAAAATGATTGGATTCGGCGGCGAACCCGCGTCAATTCCGGATTGGCAGATTGATCAGCTAAAGCGATTGATCGAAAATACCGATACATTAAAACCTGAGCAGTATCTGAAAGTGGGTGATTATGTTGAAGTTAAAGAAGGTTCACTCGCCGGAATTTGCGGATATCTGCGGGAAATGCGGGGCGAATGGCGTGTCGCCATTTTGGTAGACGGCATTTTTCAATCCACCAGTTTTGTGGTCGACCGGATGAATGTCCGCAAATTAACCGCCCAGGAAATTGAGAAAATTAAGGAAATTTCGTAA
- a CDS encoding glycosyltransferase, whose protein sequence is MENLKLTNERFNDLKQQARKALAKRDYETVLNNIAGAGIAAYEKMPGKFADDELEKMLSDCAKGIQKSDATPYFESENAEQTDVLVLATTIAHMGGHSEMIRQWISILTGDGQKTAFFSTEMIHSQFTKAEMCELVGDKNCVEYASKPTFVGRFHELHAFVQRVQPKLIVLVINPQDTISVAVCNLFKGKIPIIFVNHADHLFWLGSRVADTVVEFRRLGAYYSQKYRGVNSACLIPLTSQLEYKPGEKKSNRTQLEELYDIPKKSTLSLSVTTTYKILGSAWSYCDSIVKLLRQNREHHHLLVVSSGKEHFDKYIKGSGVEDRFHISNLQKNLVPYYQSADFLIEGFPYKGGMVRNDAFKIGLPTIVIDFPQSQENTEIQGLPEGYPVVSNEQELLELATQFICEPKLRNQFGKQVNALYKTHFSESRVRRLILTVVQKAKNGDFPDAFTETSESFVTDFNFYRELGVLSDADMLFYAGKNTDGIQLLQRYFSPDDDSENYQHILQKMKYSHIDLPYAFRPMYRAALIAKDGGDLSKALVMLGEISQLVPEFAPAYLQTAECLFQSGESEKSLEAIQLYVENSTGKQQKTEALCIQGRYFTRVEQHDRAIDAYKTALALMPNQPEIMFWLAESYAKNGAAAECKKLVGEIAILPNVPEAVAAKANALGNAQTANVNCGNETDSPDVSIVIPLFNRIAFTKNCIQTIFSLPQENTTFEIILVDNGSTDETPQYLDEVVKQHPHIRVIRNRENLGFSQACNIGAKAAAGKYLYFLNNDTEPKVGWLDHLAEILDADIDVAAVGSKLLFPDGTLQHAGVVAVDDRKSGDPLALYHDYYKQPNSDAYANILMEYTALTAASLMVRKSAFQLVDGFDEGFWNGYEDVDLCFKLRMRGWKLVYQPKSVLVHHESQSGPERFAKVNENVRRLHQRWLNVVAPDYIVTAGAHPVKTADFHVQPYVLPKTVQSALSTKKNPLVSIVILTYNQLDKTKPCLASVAKFTRKPYEVVVVDNASTDGTPKFLRNWQRKIKHHKIMLNTENKGFAGGNNQGIRLATGEYIVLLNNDTIVTEGWLERLLRPFQNDESVGLVGPMSNYVAGAQLERGVSYQTDVELQNFAINYAKLFDGKVQYVHRLVGFCLVVSRAVVEEIGVLDLRFGKGNYEDDDYSLRASHAGFKLAIARDVFIHHHGNSSFKANNINYLKSLEENRQIFLDKWKDLQRPEQLLIDILLEEADWRLHLNETDAAESVLYRAFELSPGNKTIAEKLEKLLAAQEKFAEMFALLQKYVVANPTDHEAFNALGMMHWQNSAITDAIVAFQKAVAIAPNVVDYQKNLADACLSAERFDEGIHLLLQLIKSCPSDPESYEKLASLYVEAGHLQSAYDLLDQARQYNPQHTQLNEWLNSVQEAMNATE, encoded by the coding sequence ATGGAAAATCTGAAACTTACCAATGAACGATTCAACGACCTGAAGCAACAGGCCCGAAAAGCGTTGGCCAAACGTGATTACGAAACCGTGCTGAACAATATCGCCGGTGCGGGCATTGCTGCTTACGAAAAAATGCCGGGCAAATTTGCAGATGACGAGTTGGAAAAAATGCTGTCGGATTGCGCAAAAGGCATCCAAAAATCCGATGCGACACCATATTTTGAATCAGAAAATGCTGAACAAACCGATGTGTTGGTGCTTGCCACAACCATCGCGCACATGGGCGGGCATTCGGAAATGATCCGGCAATGGATTAGCATACTCACCGGTGACGGGCAAAAAACCGCGTTTTTCAGCACGGAAATGATTCATTCGCAGTTCACAAAAGCAGAAATGTGCGAATTGGTTGGCGATAAAAATTGTGTGGAATACGCCTCCAAACCTACCTTTGTCGGTCGATTTCATGAGTTGCATGCGTTTGTCCAACGTGTACAGCCGAAATTGATTGTACTGGTCATCAATCCGCAGGACACCATTTCGGTCGCGGTTTGTAATTTATTCAAAGGCAAAATCCCGATTATTTTTGTCAATCACGCGGATCACCTGTTTTGGCTGGGCAGCCGCGTTGCGGATACAGTGGTGGAGTTTCGCCGGCTCGGCGCTTATTATTCCCAAAAGTATCGCGGTGTAAACAGCGCTTGCCTGATCCCGTTGACATCCCAATTGGAATACAAACCGGGTGAGAAAAAATCCAACCGAACCCAGTTGGAGGAATTGTACGATATCCCCAAAAAATCGACGCTATCTTTATCTGTAACAACGACTTACAAGATATTAGGATCGGCGTGGTCGTATTGCGATTCGATCGTAAAATTACTGCGGCAAAACCGCGAGCATCATCATTTACTGGTCGTGAGCAGCGGCAAAGAGCATTTTGATAAATACATAAAAGGCAGCGGCGTTGAAGATCGTTTTCACATTTCCAACCTTCAGAAAAATCTGGTGCCGTATTATCAATCGGCGGATTTTTTGATTGAAGGATTTCCATACAAAGGGGGAATGGTTCGCAACGATGCTTTCAAAATCGGACTGCCTACGATTGTCATCGATTTCCCGCAAAGCCAGGAAAATACGGAAATACAGGGTTTACCGGAAGGATACCCGGTTGTTTCCAATGAACAAGAATTGCTGGAGCTGGCAACGCAATTTATTTGCGAACCGAAACTTCGCAACCAGTTTGGCAAACAAGTGAACGCTTTGTATAAAACGCATTTCTCCGAATCGCGGGTTCGCAGGCTGATTTTGACGGTTGTTCAGAAAGCCAAAAATGGCGATTTTCCAGATGCGTTTACCGAAACATCCGAAAGTTTTGTCACCGATTTCAACTTTTACCGGGAATTGGGTGTGCTTTCCGATGCGGATATGCTGTTTTACGCCGGGAAAAATACCGATGGGATCCAGTTGTTACAGCGATATTTTTCGCCGGATGACGATTCTGAAAATTATCAACATATTCTCCAAAAAATGAAATACAGCCACATCGATTTGCCATATGCGTTCCGTCCGATGTATCGGGCGGCGCTGATCGCAAAAGATGGCGGCGATTTAAGTAAAGCATTAGTGATGCTTGGCGAAATATCGCAACTGGTTCCGGAATTCGCACCGGCATATTTACAAACTGCGGAGTGTCTGTTTCAATCCGGCGAATCCGAAAAATCGCTGGAAGCAATCCAACTGTATGTTGAAAATTCTACCGGAAAACAACAAAAAACCGAAGCACTGTGCATTCAGGGCAGGTATTTTACGCGGGTTGAACAGCACGATCGCGCGATAGACGCATACAAAACCGCGCTCGCATTAATGCCGAATCAGCCGGAAATCATGTTTTGGCTGGCGGAATCGTATGCCAAAAACGGTGCCGCTGCAGAATGCAAAAAATTGGTCGGGGAAATTGCAATTTTACCGAATGTCCCGGAAGCAGTTGCGGCAAAAGCAAATGCGCTCGGAAATGCGCAGACAGCCAACGTAAATTGTGGCAACGAAACAGATAGCCCGGATGTATCGATCGTTATTCCACTGTTTAACAGAATAGCGTTCACAAAAAACTGCATTCAGACCATATTCTCATTGCCTCAGGAAAACACAACTTTCGAAATTATTCTGGTCGATAACGGCTCAACCGATGAAACGCCGCAATATCTGGATGAGGTTGTAAAACAGCATCCGCACATACGGGTGATCCGGAATCGGGAAAATCTCGGTTTTTCGCAGGCGTGTAACATCGGCGCAAAGGCTGCTGCGGGCAAATATCTCTATTTTTTAAATAACGATACGGAGCCGAAAGTTGGCTGGCTGGATCATCTGGCTGAAATTCTGGATGCCGATATCGATGTCGCCGCAGTTGGCAGCAAATTGCTGTTCCCGGATGGCACGTTGCAACACGCCGGCGTTGTCGCGGTGGATGATCGCAAAAGCGGCGATCCGCTGGCGCTGTATCACGATTATTACAAACAACCCAATAGTGATGCATACGCGAATATTTTGATGGAATATACCGCGCTCACTGCCGCCAGCTTGATGGTTCGCAAATCGGCTTTTCAACTGGTCGATGGGTTTGACGAAGGCTTTTGGAATGGGTACGAAGATGTTGACTTGTGCTTCAAATTGCGGATGCGCGGGTGGAAACTGGTGTATCAACCGAAGAGTGTGTTGGTTCATCACGAATCGCAAAGCGGCCCGGAACGTTTCGCGAAAGTGAACGAGAATGTTCGCCGGTTGCACCAACGCTGGCTAAATGTAGTTGCGCCGGATTATATCGTAACCGCGGGCGCGCATCCGGTGAAAACCGCAGATTTCCATGTTCAGCCGTATGTTTTGCCCAAAACGGTGCAATCCGCTTTATCAACGAAGAAAAACCCGCTCGTTTCGATTGTCATTTTAACATACAATCAATTGGATAAAACCAAACCTTGCCTCGCCAGCGTCGCGAAATTTACCCGTAAACCATACGAAGTGGTTGTGGTGGATAACGCCTCGACGGATGGCACACCCAAATTTCTGCGCAATTGGCAGCGGAAAATTAAACATCACAAAATTATGTTGAACACGGAAAACAAAGGTTTTGCCGGTGGTAATAATCAGGGTATTCGGTTGGCAACCGGTGAATATATCGTTCTGTTGAACAACGACACCATTGTTACCGAAGGCTGGTTGGAGCGATTGTTGCGCCCGTTTCAAAATGACGAATCTGTGGGGTTGGTTGGTCCGATGAGCAACTATGTTGCCGGGGCCCAACTGGAGCGCGGCGTCAGCTATCAAACAGATGTGGAATTACAGAATTTCGCCATCAATTACGCCAAATTATTTGACGGCAAAGTGCAATATGTTCATCGATTGGTGGGATTTTGTCTGGTCGTTAGCCGTGCGGTTGTTGAGGAAATTGGCGTGCTGGACCTGCGGTTCGGCAAAGGCAATTACGAAGATGACGATTATTCGCTGCGCGCCAGCCATGCGGGTTTTAAACTGGCGATTGCCAGAGATGTGTTTATTCACCATCATGGAAACAGTAGTTTTAAAGCAAATAATATCAATTACTTAAAATCGTTGGAAGAAAACCGGCAAATTTTTCTCGATAAATGGAAAGACCTGCAACGGCCGGAACAACTGCTGATCGATATTTTGCTGGAAGAAGCCGATTGGCGGTTACATTTGAATGAAACTGATGCAGCTGAAAGCGTGCTGTATCGCGCGTTCGAGCTTTCGCCGGGCAACAAAACTATCGCCGAAAAGCTGGAAAAATTGCTGGCTGCGCAGGAAAAATTTGCCGAAATGTTTGCGCTTCTTCAAAAATATGTGGTTGCCAATCCAACCGATCACGAGGCGTTTAATGCGTTGGGAATGATGCATTGGCAAAACAGCGCGATTACCGATGCGATTGTTGCGTTCCAAAAAGCGGTAGCAATTGCGCCAAATGTTGTGGATTATCAAAAAAATCTGGCGGATGCCTGTCTTTCGGCAGAACGGTTTGATGAAGGCATTCATTTGCTGTTGCAGTTGATCAAATCCTGCCCGTCAGATCCGGAATCTTATGAAAAACTGGCATCGTTATATGTGGAAGCTGGTCATTTGCAGTCGGCGTATGACTTGTTGGATCAGGCCCGGCAATATAATCCCCAACACACGCAGTTGAACGAATGGCTAAATTCTGTTCAGGAAGCGATGAATGCTACCGAGTAA
- a CDS encoding DegT/DnrJ/EryC1/StrS family aminotransferase, with protein MAIQFTDIQQTHLELQAELTAAFQRVLASNWFIMGDELAAFEKEFAECCGARHAIGVGNGLEAIKLILRAYSIGPGDEVIVPAHTFIATWLAVSEVGATPVPVDADELTYNINVKQIYDAITPKTKAIIVVHLYGQPVEMEHVWQLAKKHKLKVIEDAAQAHGACYRDKPVGTLGDAAAFSFYPVKNLGALGDGGAITTNDDALAEKLRLLHNYGSSKKYVHVVQGNNSRLDELQAAFLRIKLKRLAQWNKHRQQIAAFYLKNLFEFEPEISLPLYPDYLKPVWHQFVIQSERRDELQEYLKWNGIPTMVHYPIPPHLQEAYKNKINKSLPVAEKIAKRCLSLPVHPALNKADITFIADSIRKFVDIRDEIYL; from the coding sequence ATGGCAATACAGTTTACTGATATTCAACAAACTCACCTCGAATTGCAGGCTGAGTTAACCGCGGCATTCCAGCGCGTTTTGGCATCCAATTGGTTTATTATGGGGGATGAACTCGCCGCATTCGAAAAAGAGTTCGCTGAATGTTGCGGCGCCAGACATGCCATCGGCGTCGGCAACGGATTAGAAGCGATCAAGCTGATTTTGCGCGCATACAGCATTGGTCCGGGCGATGAAGTGATTGTCCCGGCGCATACGTTTATTGCCACATGGCTGGCGGTTAGCGAAGTTGGGGCAACACCCGTTCCGGTGGATGCGGATGAATTGACCTACAATATTAATGTGAAACAGATTTACGATGCGATCACGCCAAAAACCAAAGCGATCATTGTCGTGCATTTGTACGGACAGCCTGTGGAAATGGAACATGTTTGGCAACTCGCTAAAAAACATAAACTTAAGGTGATTGAGGATGCCGCTCAGGCACACGGCGCATGTTATCGGGATAAGCCTGTCGGTACGTTGGGCGATGCCGCAGCATTCAGTTTTTATCCGGTGAAAAACCTCGGCGCGCTGGGCGATGGCGGCGCCATTACCACCAACGACGACGCTTTGGCAGAAAAACTCCGGTTGTTGCACAATTATGGTTCATCCAAAAAATATGTGCATGTGGTTCAGGGAAATAACAGCCGGCTGGATGAATTGCAAGCTGCGTTTTTGCGCATAAAACTGAAGCGACTGGCGCAGTGGAACAAACATCGCCAGCAAATTGCGGCGTTTTATTTGAAAAATTTATTTGAATTCGAGCCGGAAATTTCGCTGCCATTGTACCCGGATTATTTGAAGCCGGTTTGGCATCAATTTGTCATCCAGAGCGAACGGCGGGACGAATTGCAGGAATATTTGAAATGGAACGGAATCCCAACGATGGTGCATTATCCCATTCCGCCCCATCTTCAGGAAGCATATAAAAATAAAATAAACAAGTCTTTACCGGTTGCTGAAAAAATTGCAAAAAGGTGTTTGAGCCTGCCGGTGCATCCCGCATTGAACAAAGCTGATATAACGTTTATCGCCGATAGCATCCGCAAATTTGTTGATATCAGGGACGAGATTTATCTCTAA